In a single window of the Solanum stenotomum isolate F172 unplaced genomic scaffold, ASM1918654v1 scaffold16320, whole genome shotgun sequence genome:
- the LOC125850364 gene encoding protein RGF1 INDUCIBLE TRANSCRIPTION FACTOR 1-like, which yields MGIQKPSWLKALYVEKFFVPCSIHESAKKNEKNVCCLDCNISICPHCVTSHRVHRLLQIRRYVYHEVVRLEDIENLIDCSNIQAYTINNAKVVFIKKRPQNRQFKGGNYCTSCDRSLQEPFIHCSLGCKVDFVLKHHKDLSPFLRRCTILQLSSDFFIPQDMGDDDMAIDTAHSTIVDNDEPWSSSSSTGSGSENMSFPCTEFVRKKRSGMHVCGRSANNCNNITEEDMATSISRRKGIPQRSPLC from the exons ATG GGAATTCAAAAGCCATCATGGTTGAAAGCTCTTTATGTGGAGAAATTCTTTGTGCCATGTTCAATTCATGAAAGTGCAAAGAAGAATGAGAAGAATGTTTGTTGTTTGGATTGCAATATTAGTATTTGTCCTCATTGTGTCACTTCTCATCGTGTCCATAGATTGCTTCAAATTAGACGTTATGTATATCATGAGGTTGTTCGATTAGAAGATATAGAGAACCTTATTGATTGCTCCAATATTCAG GCCTATACAATAAACAATGCTAAAGTGGTTTTTATCAAGAAGAGGCCTCAAAATAGgcaattcaaaggaggaaactaTTGCACTTCTTGTGATAGAAGTCTTCAAGAACCATTTATTCATTGCTCTCTTGGATGCAAg GTAGATTTTGTGCTAAAGCACCACAAGGACCTTTCCCCATTTCTAAGAAGATGCACAATTCTACAACTTAGTTCTGACTTCTTTATCCCTCAAGATATGGGCGACGATGACATGGCCATCGACACAGCCCATTCAACGATCGTGGACAATGACGAGCCATGGAGCTCGTCATCGTCCACGGGCTCGGGATCAGAGAACATGAGCTTTCCATGCACTGAGTTTGTAAGGAAGAAGAGAAGTGGAATGCATGTTTGTGGAAGATCAGCTAATAATTGTAACAACATTACAGAAGAAGATATGGCTACTAGTATAAGTAGAAGAAAAGGCATTCCTCAAAGATCTCCATTATGTTAG
- the LOC125850387 gene encoding heptahelical transmembrane protein 2-like: MKSMMNKGTKKSSKIEKTEITESAILKEKKMNSYKEEEKKLKRRLMKFEELPVYLQDNEFIRNYYRCEWPLKEVALSVFSWHNETLNIWTHLVGFVVFVTLTVTSLMKKTAMETLLAGFSRPAGVGRWPTIKSNGSADSFPDSYTSQISDPSFLGAYGDGYEVAIWPWFVFLGGAMICLVFSSVSHLFACHSHKFTLFFWRLDYSGISIMIICSFFAPVYYTFCCQPHWCLLYLSSITIVGILVIITLFAPALTSGTFRSFRAVLFLAMGFSGVIPAAHAVSLYFHHPQVLVALVYEITMGLLYAAGAVFYVTRFPERWKPGTFDLVGQSHQIFHVLVVAAALSHSIATLVIMDWRRGLPPCNAGILG; this comes from the exons ATGAAAAGCATGATGAACAAAGGAACTAAGAAGAGCTCGAAAATCGAAAAAACAGAGATTACTGAATCGGCAATATtgaaggagaagaagatgaatagttataaggaggaggagaagaagttGAAGCGTAGATTGATGAAATTCGAGGAATTACCGGTGTATCTTCAAGATAATGAGTTCATCAGAAACTATTATCGTTGTGAATGGCCTCTTAAGGAGGTAGCTCTTAGCGTCTTCTCTTGGCATAACGAGACTCTCAATATTTGGAC GCATTTGGTAGGTTTTGTGGTGTTTGTGACGTTGACGGTAACGAGCTTGATGAAGAAGACGGCAATGGAGACTCTCCTTGCTGGTTTCTCCAG ACCGGCGGGTGTGGGACGGTGGCCGACCATTAAGAGCAATGGCTCAGCTGATTCTTTTCCG GATTCTTACACTAGTCAGATCTCAGACCCCTCATTTCTAGGTGCATATGGAGATGGTTATGAAGTTGCCATATGGCCTTGGTTTGTTTTCTTAGGAGGAGCTATGATCTGTTTGGTCTTCAGCTCTGTCTCTCACCTATTTGCTTGCCACTCCCATAAATTTACCCTCTTCTTCTGGCGTCTCGATTACTCTGGGATTTCTATCATGATCATCTGTTCATTCTTCGCTCCCGTATATTACACTTTCTGTTGTCAGCCACACTGGTGTCTCCTTTACCTATCCTCCATTACTATAGTCGGTATCCTTGTCATTATCACCCTTTTTGCCCCGGCTCTCACCTCTGGTACATTTAGATCATTCAGGGCTGTTCTGTTCCTTGCTATGGGTTTCTCAGGTGTGATTCCTGCAGCACATGCTGTTTCCCTCTACTTTCATCACCCACAAGTACTCGTGGCTCTAGTCTACGAGATCACCATGGGCCTTTTATATGCTGCTGGAGCAGTGTTCTACGTTACAAGGTTTCCAGAGAGATGGAAACCTGGTACATTTGACCTTGTTGGACAGAGCCATCAAATCTTCCATGTACTCGTCGTTGCAGCTGCCCTCTCACATAGCATAGCAACTCTGGTTATTATGGACTGGCGTCGAGGATTGCCACCATGCAATGCAGGTATTCTTGGATAG
- the LOC125850376 gene encoding AP2-like ethylene-responsive transcription factor At1g16060, which translates to MGKLSQQNQIRNNSSTNNGNNIIGSIVKVKRTRKTVPRDSPPQRSSIYRGVTRHRWTGRYEAHLWDKNCWNESQNKKGRQVYLGAYDDEGTAAHAYDLAALKYWGSETILNFPVSTYEKEIIEMENQSREEYIGSLRRKSSGFSRGVSKYRGVARHHHNGRWEARIGRVFGNKYLYLGTYATQEEAATAYDMAAIEYRGLNAVTNFDLSRYIKWLKPNKNNQSNPNVEANMIPTPNHSIGSTTITTMTTTSSSIGLVYPDLQLTTNTPISDVSVSQSRPSSATSALGLLLQSTKFKEMMEMTLAVECPPAPIELPDPDPPQSSSFPEDIKTYFDTQEFGNFGHDQGEDLVFNEINSLMQPLLQFDYDA; encoded by the exons ATGGGGAAATTATCACAGCAAAATCAGATTAGGAATAATTCAAGTACTAATAATGGAAATAATATTATTGGTTCAATTGTTAAAGTGAAAAGAACTAGAAAAACTGTGCCAAGAGACTCTCCACCTCAACGTAGCTCCATTTATCGAGGAGTCACaag GCATCGATGGACAGGTAGGTATGAAGCTCATTTATGGGATAAGAATTGCTGGAATGAATCTCAGAACAAGAAAGGAAGACAAG TTTATCTTG GTGCTTATGATGATGAAGGAACAGCTGCTCATGCTTATGATTTAGCTGCACTTAAATATTGGGGAAGTGAAACCATTCTTAATTTTCCG GTATCAACTTATGAAAAGGAAATCATAGAAATGGAGAATCAGTCTAGAGAAGAATATATTGGATCATTGAGAAG GAAAAGTAGTGGATTCTCAAGAGGAGTTTCAAAATATCGTGGAGTTGCAAG ACATCACCATAATGGAAGATGGGAAGCTCGAATAGGAAGAGTTTTTGGCAATAAGTATCTTTATCTTGGAACATATG ctACACAAGAAGAGGCTGCAACTGCATATGACATGGCAGCTATTGAATATCGTGGACTAAATGCTGTCACCAATTTTGACCTTAGTCGTTACATCAAATGGCTAAAACCTAATAAGAACAATCAATCAAACCCTAATGTTGAAGCCAACATGAttccaactccaaatcataGTATTGGATCGACCACGATCACGACCATGACAACGACCTCATCCTCTATAGGTCTTGTTTATCCCGATCTACAACTTACTACAAACACACCCATTTCTGATGTCTCAGTCTCTCAAAGTCGACCATCTTCTGCTACGTCAGCTCTCGGACTATTGCTCCAATCTACGAAGTTCAAGGAAATGATGGAAATGACGTTAGCTGTCGAGTGCCCGCCTGCACCGATCGAATTACCCGACCCGGACCCACCACAAAGTAGTAGCTTCCCTGAGgatataaaaacttattttgATACTCAAGAATTTGGTAATTTTGGTCATGACCAAGGAGAGGATTTGGTCTTTAATGAGATCAATTCCTTAATGCAACCCCTTTTGCAATTTGATTATGATGCTTAA
- the LOC125850377 gene encoding NAC domain-containing protein 83-like, which produces MALSNYEYDRQWKNILPIGFHFVPTDEELDMYLKLKGSNGYIPPGIFTDLDIYEYEPHQLSGFAEKHWNGRMYFFTLSKKKFGNGNKIARNLHSGKGYWKSTQARKDIAKTNNTIGTKTPLAYFKSSPNNSKGKKTSWLMSEYRFPTNSPLLNSESDYELTLCVIYYQSRKKNDDDNDNDNDNDNDNDDDQIFNNSSWSDEHSSSLQQYQPLINIIDIASTSTMQQSFSHQLPYGVMDSFDNNYSNGQNHDFHGYDRNIYPYLNYDNFTYNIGGEKIGDISNSNLVDSIDQNTLEICVAPVSQDDQRPSTDNQDYDHQQLKMKKIKR; this is translated from the exons aTGGCtttatcaaattatgaatatgatcGTCAATGGAAGAATATATTACCAATAGGCTTCCATTTTGTGCCAACGGATGAAGAATTGGATATGTATTTGAAACTTAAAGGTTCTAATGGTTATATTCCACCTGGAATTTTTACTGATCTTGatatttatgaatatgaacCTCATCAATTATCTG GGTTTGCTGAAAAACATTGGAATGGACGTATGtatttctttactttatcaaaaaagaaGTTTGGTAATGGAAATAAAATTGCAAGAAATTTACATTCAGGAAAAGGTTATTGGAAATCTACACAAGCACGTAAAGATATAGCAAAAACCAATAATACAATTGGAACAAAAACTCCTCTTGCCTACTTTAAATCAAGTCCAAATAattcaaaaggcaaaaaaaCTTCTTGGCTTATGTCAGAGTATAGATTTCCTACCAATTCTCCACTACTAAACAGTGAG tcaGATTATGAGTTAACACTTTGTGTGATATACTATCAAAGTCGAAAGAAGAATGATGACGACAACGATAACGACAATGacaatgataatgataatgatgatgatcaaatttttaataattcatcGTGGTCAGATGAACATTCTTCTTCGTTGCAACAATATCAACCACTCATAAATATTATTGACATTGCTTCCACTTCAACAATGCAACAAAGTTTTTCTCATCAACTACCCTATGGTGTTATGGACagttttgataataattattCAAATGGACAAAATCATGATTTTCATGGATATGATCGAAATATATATCCATATCTCAATTATGACAACTTTACTTATAATATAGGAGGTGAGAAAATAGGTGATATTTCAAATAGTAATCTTGTTGATTCTATTGATCAAAATACATTGGAAATATGTGTGGCTCCAGTTTCTCAAGATGATCAAAGACCATCAACTGATAACCAAGATTATGATCATCAACAactgaagatgaagaagatcAAAAGATAG